A genome region from Mycolicibacterium litorale includes the following:
- a CDS encoding NDMA-dependent alcohol dehydrogenase: MKTKGALIWEFNKPWSIEEIEIGDPVQDEVKIQMEASGMCHSDHHLVTGGIPMAGFPVLGGHEGAGIVTEVGPGVEDLAPGDHVVLSFIPSCGRCPSCQAGLRNLCDLGAGLLGGTAVSDGTHRIHAKGQPVFPMTLLGTFSPYMVVHKSSVVKIDPSVPFEVACLVGCGVTTGYGSAVRAGDIRPGDDVAVVGVGGVGMSALQGAVNAGARNIFVIEPVEWKRDAALKFGGTHAYPDLESAFAGIAEVTQGLMAKKVIVTVGELHGQDVDNYVNLTAKGGTCVLTAIGSMMDTQVTLNLAMLTLLQKNLQGTIFGGGNPHFDIPQLLSMYKAGKLNLDDMITRQYKLEQINEGYSDMLEGKNIRGVIRYTDDDR, encoded by the coding sequence ATGAAGACCAAAGGCGCTCTCATCTGGGAGTTCAACAAACCGTGGTCGATCGAGGAGATCGAGATCGGCGACCCCGTCCAGGACGAGGTCAAGATCCAGATGGAAGCGTCGGGGATGTGTCACTCCGACCACCACCTGGTGACCGGCGGTATCCCGATGGCCGGGTTCCCGGTGCTCGGCGGGCACGAGGGTGCCGGCATCGTCACCGAGGTCGGGCCGGGCGTCGAGGACCTCGCTCCCGGCGACCACGTCGTGCTGTCGTTCATCCCGTCCTGCGGGCGCTGCCCGTCCTGTCAGGCCGGACTGCGCAACCTCTGTGATCTGGGCGCCGGCCTGCTGGGCGGCACCGCGGTGTCCGACGGCACCCACCGCATCCACGCCAAGGGACAGCCCGTCTTCCCGATGACCCTGCTGGGCACGTTCAGCCCGTACATGGTCGTCCACAAGAGCTCGGTCGTGAAGATCGATCCGTCGGTCCCGTTCGAGGTCGCCTGCCTGGTCGGCTGCGGCGTCACCACGGGCTACGGCTCCGCCGTCCGCGCCGGTGACATCCGGCCCGGCGACGACGTCGCGGTCGTCGGTGTCGGCGGCGTCGGAATGTCGGCGCTGCAGGGAGCGGTCAACGCCGGCGCCCGCAACATCTTCGTCATCGAGCCGGTCGAGTGGAAGCGCGATGCGGCGCTCAAGTTCGGCGGCACCCACGCCTACCCCGACCTGGAGTCCGCCTTCGCGGGCATCGCCGAGGTCACCCAGGGCCTGATGGCCAAGAAGGTCATCGTCACCGTCGGTGAACTGCACGGCCAGGACGTCGACAACTACGTCAATCTCACCGCCAAGGGCGGCACCTGCGTGCTGACCGCGATCGGCAGCATGATGGACACCCAGGTGACGCTGAACCTCGCGATGCTGACGCTGCTGCAGAAGAACCTGCAGGGCACCATCTTCGGCGGCGGCAACCCCCACTTCGATATCCCACAGCTGCTGTCGATGTACAAGGCGGGCAAGCTCAACCTCGACGACATGATCACCCGGCAGTACAAGCTGGAGCAGATCAACGAGGGCTACTCGGACATGTTGGAGGGCAAGAACATCCGCGGCGTCATCCGCTACACGGACGACGACCGGTAG
- a CDS encoding SDR family oxidoreductase encodes MPRFEPLPDRRPALVAGASSGIGAATAVELAAHGFPVALGARRVEKCQELVDQIRADGGEAIAVHLDVTDPDSVKACVEQTTSELGDIEVLVAGAGDTYFGKLAEISTEQFESQVQIHLIGANRVAGAVLPGMLERQRGDLIFVGSDVALRQRPHMGAYGAAKAALVAMVTNYQMELEGTGVRASIVHPGPTKTSMGWSLPAELIGPALEDWAKWGQARHDYFLRAADLARAITFVAETPRGGFIANMELQPEAPLAATKDRQQLKVDEEALSGASEATGEETA; translated from the coding sequence ATGCCACGCTTCGAACCCCTGCCCGACCGCAGACCCGCGCTCGTCGCGGGCGCCTCCTCCGGGATCGGCGCCGCGACGGCGGTAGAGCTTGCCGCGCACGGCTTCCCGGTCGCACTCGGTGCGCGTCGCGTAGAGAAGTGCCAAGAACTGGTCGACCAGATCCGTGCCGACGGCGGTGAGGCGATCGCGGTGCACCTCGACGTCACCGACCCCGATTCGGTGAAGGCCTGCGTCGAGCAGACCACCTCCGAACTCGGGGACATCGAGGTGCTGGTCGCCGGGGCGGGCGACACGTATTTCGGCAAGCTGGCCGAGATCAGCACCGAGCAGTTCGAGTCCCAGGTCCAGATCCACCTGATCGGCGCCAACCGGGTCGCCGGAGCCGTCCTGCCCGGCATGCTCGAACGCCAACGTGGCGACCTGATCTTCGTCGGCTCCGACGTCGCGTTGCGTCAACGCCCGCACATGGGCGCCTACGGCGCCGCCAAGGCCGCGCTCGTCGCGATGGTCACGAACTATCAGATGGAACTCGAGGGCACCGGGGTACGCGCCTCGATCGTGCATCCCGGACCGACGAAGACGTCGATGGGCTGGAGCCTGCCCGCCGAACTGATCGGGCCCGCGCTCGAGGACTGGGCCAAGTGGGGTCAGGCACGCCACGACTACTTCCTGCGGGCCGCTGATCTGGCGCGCGCCATCACGTTCGTCGCCGAGACGCCGCGGGGTGGCTTCATCGCCAACATGGAGTTGCAGCCCGAAGCCCCGCTGGCGGCGACCAAGGACCGTCAGCAACTGAAGGTCGATGAGGAAGCGCTCTCCGGGGCGAGCGAAGCGACGGGAGAAGAAACAGCATGA
- a CDS encoding response regulator transcription factor encodes MAMAALQETTPEARVLVVDDEANIVELLSVSLKFQGFEVHTASDGASALDKARDIRPDAVILDVMMPGMDGFGLLRRLRADGIDAPALFLTARDSLQDKIAGLTLGGDDYVTKPFSLEEVVARLRVILRRTGRGTEEPKTSRLSFADIELDEDTHEVWKAGEPVSLSPTEFTLLRYFIINAGTVLSKPKILDHVWRYDFGGDVNVVESYVSYLRRKIDTGEKRLLHTLRGVGYVLREPR; translated from the coding sequence ATGGCCATGGCTGCTCTGCAAGAAACCACCCCCGAGGCCCGGGTCCTCGTCGTCGACGACGAGGCCAACATCGTCGAACTCCTGTCGGTCAGCCTGAAGTTCCAGGGCTTCGAGGTGCACACCGCCTCCGACGGGGCCTCCGCGCTCGACAAGGCCCGCGACATCCGGCCGGACGCGGTGATCCTCGACGTGATGATGCCCGGCATGGACGGGTTCGGCCTGCTGCGCCGGCTGCGGGCCGACGGCATCGACGCCCCGGCGCTGTTCCTGACTGCGCGCGATTCGCTGCAGGACAAGATCGCCGGGCTCACCCTCGGTGGCGACGACTACGTCACCAAACCGTTCAGCCTCGAAGAGGTCGTCGCACGGCTGCGGGTCATCCTGCGCCGCACCGGCCGTGGCACCGAGGAGCCCAAGACCTCGCGGCTGAGCTTCGCCGACATCGAACTCGACGAGGACACCCACGAGGTGTGGAAGGCCGGCGAACCGGTCTCGCTGTCGCCGACGGAGTTCACGCTGCTGCGGTACTTCATCATCAATGCCGGCACCGTGCTGTCGAAGCCGAAGATCCTCGACCACGTCTGGCGCTACGACTTCGGCGGGGACGTCAACGTCGTCGAGTCCTACGTCTCGTACCTGCGCCGCAAGATCGACACCGGCGAGAAGCGCCTGCTGCACACGCTGCGGGGCGTGGGGTACGTCCTGCGCGAACCGCGATGA
- a CDS encoding cytochrome P450, which produces MTTAVVPRVSGGEEEHGHLEEFRTDPIGLMKRIREECGDVGWFQLVDKHVILLSGAEANEFFFRSADEDLDQAEAYPFMTPIFGKGVVFDASPERRKEMLHNSALRGEHMKSHAATIEGEVKKMIAGWGDEGEIELLDFFAELTIYTSTACLIGLKFREQLDHRFAEYYHELERGTDPLCYVDPYLPIESFQRRDEARVKLVALVQEIMNQRLADPPTDKADRDMLDVLVSIKDEEGNPRFSADEVTGMFISLMFAGHHTSSGTSSWTLIELIRHPEVYAEVQRELDDLYADGQEVSFHALRQIPLLDNVVKETLRLHPPLIILMRVAQGEFEVAGFPIHKGDFVAASPAISNRIPEDFPDPDAFKPDRYNKPEQADVVNRWTWIPFGAGRHRCVGAAFATMQIKAIFSVLLREYEFEMAQPAESYRNDHSKMVVQLERPAKVRYRRRVKD; this is translated from the coding sequence ATGACCACCGCAGTTGTGCCCCGCGTCTCCGGCGGCGAAGAAGAACACGGCCACCTCGAGGAGTTCCGCACCGATCCGATCGGGTTGATGAAGCGGATCCGTGAGGAATGCGGTGATGTCGGCTGGTTCCAGCTCGTCGACAAGCACGTCATCCTGCTATCCGGCGCGGAGGCCAACGAGTTCTTCTTCCGCTCGGCCGACGAGGATTTGGATCAGGCCGAGGCCTACCCGTTCATGACGCCGATCTTCGGCAAGGGCGTGGTGTTCGACGCCAGCCCCGAGCGGCGCAAGGAGATGCTGCACAACTCCGCGCTGCGCGGCGAGCACATGAAGAGCCACGCCGCCACCATCGAGGGCGAAGTCAAGAAGATGATCGCCGGCTGGGGCGACGAGGGCGAGATCGAACTGCTCGACTTCTTCGCCGAGCTGACGATCTACACCTCGACGGCGTGTCTGATCGGTTTGAAGTTCCGCGAGCAGCTCGACCACAGGTTCGCCGAGTACTACCACGAGTTGGAGCGAGGCACCGACCCGCTGTGCTACGTCGACCCGTACCTGCCGATCGAGAGCTTCCAGCGTCGCGACGAGGCGCGGGTGAAACTCGTTGCGCTGGTGCAGGAGATCATGAACCAGCGGCTGGCCGATCCCCCCACGGACAAGGCTGACCGCGACATGCTCGATGTACTGGTGTCGATCAAGGACGAGGAAGGCAACCCGCGCTTCTCGGCCGACGAGGTCACCGGCATGTTCATCTCGCTGATGTTCGCCGGGCACCACACCAGCTCCGGAACGTCGTCGTGGACGCTGATCGAACTGATCCGCCACCCGGAGGTGTACGCCGAGGTGCAGCGGGAGCTCGACGATCTCTACGCCGACGGCCAGGAGGTGTCCTTCCATGCGCTGCGCCAGATTCCGCTGCTCGACAACGTCGTCAAGGAGACGCTGCGGCTGCATCCGCCGCTGATCATCCTGATGCGCGTCGCACAGGGCGAGTTCGAGGTCGCCGGATTTCCCATCCACAAGGGGGATTTCGTCGCCGCCTCGCCCGCGATCAGCAACCGGATCCCTGAGGACTTCCCCGATCCGGATGCGTTCAAGCCGGACCGCTACAACAAGCCCGAGCAGGCCGACGTCGTCAACCGGTGGACGTGGATCCCCTTCGGCGCCGGCCGCCACCGCTGCGTCGGCGCCGCGTTCGCCACGATGCAGATCAAGGCGATCTTCTCGGTCCTGTTGCGCGAGTATGAGTTCGAGATGGCCCAGCCTGCCGAGAGCTACCGCAACGACCACTCGAAGATGGTCGTGCAGCTCGAGCGTCCGGCCAAGGTCCGATACCGCAGGCGAGTCAAGGACTGA
- a CDS encoding SDR family NAD(P)-dependent oxidoreductase, protein MVVGGSRGIGLAVAELLSAQGAGVVVSGRDADAVNDAAERVSGVGHAGSPADPAVADALVERCVEEFGRIDILVNCAGTAEPHGSSILTVTSTQFRDLLDAHLGTVFETCRAAAPRMVAQGGGAIVNTSSFAYLGDYGGTGYPAGKGAVNGLTLAIAAELAEHQVRANVVCPGAKTRLSTGPEYESHVTQLNRRGLLDDVSLQGALDAGPPEFVAPTYAYLVGDRARDVTGRIFIAAGGFVGEFPRPTPGFLAFRDHHDSPPWTVEELHEVIGG, encoded by the coding sequence GTGGTGGTCGGCGGCTCGCGGGGCATCGGCCTCGCGGTCGCCGAACTGCTCTCGGCACAGGGCGCCGGGGTGGTGGTCAGCGGACGCGACGCCGACGCGGTGAATGACGCCGCGGAACGTGTCTCGGGTGTCGGCCACGCCGGCTCGCCGGCCGATCCCGCGGTCGCCGACGCACTGGTCGAAAGGTGCGTCGAGGAATTCGGGCGGATCGACATCCTGGTCAACTGTGCCGGTACCGCCGAACCGCACGGGTCGTCGATCCTGACCGTGACGTCCACGCAGTTCCGCGATCTGCTCGACGCCCACCTGGGCACGGTGTTCGAGACGTGCCGTGCGGCCGCGCCGCGCATGGTGGCCCAGGGCGGCGGCGCGATCGTCAACACGAGTTCCTTTGCCTACCTCGGTGATTACGGCGGGACGGGTTACCCGGCGGGTAAGGGCGCGGTGAACGGTCTGACGTTGGCGATCGCCGCGGAACTGGCCGAACACCAGGTGCGCGCGAACGTCGTCTGCCCGGGCGCGAAGACTCGGCTGTCGACCGGCCCCGAGTACGAATCGCACGTCACACAGCTGAACCGCCGCGGGCTGCTGGACGATGTGAGCCTGCAGGGCGCGCTCGATGCCGGCCCGCCGGAGTTCGTGGCGCCGACGTATGCGTACCTGGTCGGTGATCGGGCGCGCGATGTGACGGGCCGGATCTTCATCGCGGCGGGCGGATTCGTCGGCGAGTTTCCAAGACCCACGCCGGGCTTCCTCGCGTTTCGCGACCACCACGACTCACCGCCGTGGACGGTCGAGGAGTTGCACGAGGTCATCGGCGGCTGA
- a CDS encoding cytochrome P450, with protein MTLTSDVVLDPYDYDFHEDPYPYYKRLRDEAPLYRNEQLGFWALSRHADVLQGFRNSTTLSNKFGVSLDPVSRGPHASKTMSFLAMDDPAHLRLRTLVSKGFTPRRIRELEPRVTELTLKHLDTMLEKAGDGTVDYVAEFAGKLPMDVISELMGVPEADRDRIRALADGVMHREDGITDVPAEAIEASLNLIVYYQDMVAERRKKLTDDLTSALLEAEIDGDRLTDDEVLGFMFLMVIAGNETTTKLLANAAFWGHKNPDQLTQVYEDTDRVPLWVEETLRYDTSSQILARTVVGELTLYDTTIPDGDVVLLLPGSAHRDERVFDDPDAYVIGREIGSKLMSFGSGAHFCLGAHLARMEARVALTELFRRIRGYEVDEANAVRVHSSNVRGFAHLPITVQLR; from the coding sequence GTGACCCTGACTAGCGACGTGGTGCTCGACCCCTACGACTACGACTTCCACGAGGACCCGTACCCGTACTACAAGCGGTTGCGCGACGAGGCGCCGCTGTACCGCAACGAGCAGCTGGGCTTCTGGGCGCTGTCCCGTCATGCCGATGTGCTGCAGGGATTCCGGAACAGCACGACGCTGTCCAACAAATTCGGCGTCTCGCTCGACCCCGTGTCCCGTGGCCCGCACGCGTCGAAGACGATGTCGTTCCTCGCGATGGACGATCCGGCGCATCTGCGGCTGCGCACCCTGGTCTCGAAGGGCTTCACGCCGCGGCGCATCCGCGAGCTCGAGCCGCGGGTGACCGAGCTGACCCTCAAGCACCTCGACACGATGCTCGAGAAGGCCGGTGACGGAACCGTCGACTACGTCGCCGAATTCGCCGGCAAGCTGCCGATGGACGTCATCTCCGAGCTGATGGGGGTGCCCGAGGCGGACCGCGACCGCATCCGCGCACTGGCCGACGGGGTGATGCACCGCGAAGACGGCATCACCGACGTGCCCGCGGAAGCCATCGAGGCGTCGCTGAACCTCATCGTCTACTACCAGGACATGGTCGCCGAACGCCGTAAGAAGCTCACCGACGACCTGACCTCGGCGCTGCTCGAAGCCGAGATCGACGGTGACCGCCTCACCGACGACGAAGTACTCGGCTTCATGTTCCTGATGGTCATCGCCGGTAACGAGACGACCACCAAACTGCTTGCCAATGCGGCATTCTGGGGCCACAAGAACCCCGATCAGCTCACCCAGGTCTACGAGGACACCGACCGGGTTCCGCTGTGGGTGGAGGAGACGCTGCGCTACGACACCTCGAGCCAGATCCTGGCCCGCACGGTGGTCGGCGAGCTGACCCTCTACGACACCACGATTCCCGACGGCGACGTGGTGCTGCTCCTGCCCGGCTCGGCCCACCGCGACGAACGCGTCTTCGACGACCCCGACGCCTACGTGATCGGACGCGAGATCGGCTCGAAGCTCATGAGTTTCGGTAGCGGCGCACATTTCTGCCTCGGTGCCCACCTGGCCCGCATGGAAGCCCGGGTGGCGCTGACCGAGCTCTTCAGACGAATCCGTGGATACGAAGTGGACGAGGCCAACGCCGTCCGCGTCCACTCGAGCAATGTCCGCGGGTTCGCCCATCTCCCGATCACAGTCCAGCTCCGCTGA
- a CDS encoding ferredoxin gives MGCYRIELDEELCQGHAMCELEAPDVFKVPKRGVVEIVDPEPSDELREAVELAVDMCPTRALSIVEK, from the coding sequence ATGGGTTGCTACCGCATAGAGCTCGACGAGGAGTTGTGCCAGGGGCACGCGATGTGCGAGCTGGAAGCCCCCGATGTGTTCAAGGTACCGAAACGCGGCGTCGTCGAGATCGTCGACCCCGAACCCTCCGACGAGCTCCGAGAAGCCGTCGAGCTGGCTGTCGACATGTGCCCGACCCGGGCACTGTCCATCGTGGAGAAATGA
- a CDS encoding HIT family protein: MATVFTKIINGELPGRFVYEDDEIVAFLTIAPMTQGHTLVVPRAEIDQWQDIEPAVFGRVMEVTQLIGKAVVKAFGAERAGVIIAGLEVPHLHVHVFPAYNLTDFGFANVDNNPSPESLDEAQAKIKAALAELT; this comes from the coding sequence ATGGCGACCGTCTTCACGAAGATCATCAACGGAGAACTGCCGGGCCGATTCGTCTACGAGGACGACGAGATCGTCGCGTTCCTCACCATCGCCCCGATGACCCAGGGCCATACGTTGGTGGTGCCGCGCGCCGAGATCGACCAGTGGCAGGACATCGAGCCCGCGGTGTTCGGCCGCGTCATGGAGGTCACGCAGCTCATCGGCAAGGCGGTGGTCAAGGCGTTCGGCGCCGAGCGTGCCGGCGTCATCATCGCCGGGCTCGAAGTGCCGCACCTGCACGTGCACGTCTTCCCCGCCTACAACCTCACCGATTTCGGGTTCGCCAACGTCGACAACAACCCGTCGCCGGAGTCCCTCGACGAGGCGCAGGCCAAGATCAAGGCCGCACTCGCCGAATTGACCTGA
- a CDS encoding nuclear transport factor 2-like protein, which translates to MATRDELESWVERWLQVNRDAEKAGDWKPLADFYTDDATYGWNIGPKEDVMCVGKDEIRDIALGLEMEGLENWNYEYQKVLIDEKQSEIVGFWKQIVNKSDGTRDEIYGIGGSWFRLDADLKIEWQRDFFDFGHVSKMYMKLIESGDLSAGMQKRIERSVAGEKLPGYYPLGQAPVPIW; encoded by the coding sequence ATGGCGACACGCGACGAACTGGAGAGCTGGGTCGAGCGGTGGCTGCAGGTCAACCGCGACGCCGAGAAGGCGGGCGACTGGAAACCGTTGGCGGACTTCTACACCGACGACGCCACCTACGGCTGGAACATCGGCCCGAAGGAAGACGTGATGTGCGTCGGTAAGGACGAGATCCGCGACATCGCACTGGGCCTGGAGATGGAAGGCCTCGAGAATTGGAACTACGAGTACCAGAAGGTGCTGATCGACGAGAAGCAGAGCGAGATCGTCGGCTTCTGGAAGCAGATCGTCAACAAGTCCGACGGCACCCGTGACGAGATCTACGGCATCGGCGGCAGCTGGTTCCGTCTCGACGCCGACCTCAAGATCGAATGGCAGCGTGACTTCTTCGACTTCGGGCACGTGTCGAAGATGTACATGAAGCTGATCGAGAGCGGCGATCTGAGCGCCGGTATGCAGAAGCGGATCGAGCGCAGTGTGGCCGGCGAGAAGCTGCCCGGTTACTACCCGCTCGGACAGGCCCCCGTACCGATCTGGTGA
- a CDS encoding TetR family transcriptional regulator, with protein MSSDAVAALTETPRNRRQEETFRKVLSAGIEMLRESSYADLTVRAVAARAKVAPATAYTYFSSKNHLIAEVYLDLIRQVPYFTDVNDSMPTRVDKALRSMTLMLADEPEVAAACTTALLSNSDAAVRAARDRIGAEIHKRIVSAIGPGADPRKVSALEMTFFGALVNAGSGAFSYHEIADRLTYVVGLVLGEDQ; from the coding sequence GTGTCCAGCGATGCAGTGGCGGCGCTCACCGAGACGCCGCGCAACCGCCGGCAGGAGGAGACCTTCCGCAAGGTGTTGTCCGCCGGGATCGAGATGCTGCGCGAATCGTCGTACGCCGACCTCACGGTCCGGGCGGTCGCTGCGCGCGCGAAGGTCGCTCCCGCCACCGCGTACACATACTTCTCGTCGAAGAACCATCTGATCGCCGAGGTGTATCTGGATCTCATCCGCCAGGTGCCCTACTTCACCGACGTGAACGACAGCATGCCGACGCGGGTCGACAAGGCCCTGCGGAGCATGACGCTGATGCTCGCCGACGAACCCGAGGTCGCGGCGGCATGCACCACGGCGCTGCTGAGCAACAGCGACGCCGCCGTACGGGCGGCGCGCGACCGCATCGGCGCCGAGATCCACAAGCGCATCGTCTCGGCCATCGGCCCCGGCGCCGATCCGCGCAAGGTTTCGGCGTTGGAAATGACGTTCTTCGGCGCGCTGGTCAACGCAGGCAGCGGTGCCTTCAGCTATCACGAGATCGCCGATCGGCTGACCTACGTCGTCGGCCTCGTCCTCGGAGAGGACCAATGA
- a CDS encoding nuclear transport factor 2 family protein — protein MTDTSTETVEQSPVVAASRSSWRCVQSGDREGWLALMADDVLIEDPIGEAVTNPDGNGVRGKDAVAAFYDANIGPNTLTVTCEATFPSSSPTEIAYILVLRTEFPNGFVATVRGVFTYRVNDAGLITNLRGYWNMDSMTFEEAKGN, from the coding sequence ATGACCGATACCAGCACCGAAACGGTCGAGCAGTCCCCGGTGGTCGCGGCGTCGCGGTCGTCGTGGCGATGCGTGCAGTCCGGCGACAGGGAGGGCTGGCTGGCGTTGATGGCCGACGACGTCCTCATCGAGGACCCGATCGGCGAGGCGGTCACCAACCCGGACGGTAACGGGGTGCGCGGCAAGGACGCCGTCGCGGCGTTCTACGACGCCAACATCGGGCCCAACACGCTCACGGTCACCTGCGAAGCGACGTTCCCGTCGAGCTCGCCGACCGAGATCGCCTACATCCTGGTGTTGCGCACCGAGTTCCCGAACGGCTTCGTCGCCACGGTCCGCGGGGTGTTCACCTACCGGGTGAACGACGCGGGCCTGATCACGAACCTTCGCGGGTACTGGAACATGGACTCGATGACATTCGAAGAGGCCAAGGGCAATTAG
- a CDS encoding sensor histidine kinase, with amino-acid sequence MREEPKAPVVRRGVPLRLGLVAATLVLVAFGLLASGIAVTSIMRHSLESRVDQTLLDASRSWAQAPRRLPATPVEGPNPARPPSNFYVRGTGPDGRMWTAVNDREAEPVLPADNDVGPNPVTVRSVNHSNVQWRAMTVRGPGGELTTVAIDLSEVQSTVRALVWSQVGIGAAVLLILGVVGYAVVQRSLRPLAEVEETAAAIAAGQLDRRVPQRDPRTEVGRLSLALNGMLAQIQRAVASSESSADAARTSEERMRRFITDASHELRTPLTTIRGFAELYRQGAARDVEMLMSRIESESRRMGLLVEDLLLLARLDAQRPLEQHRVDLLTLATDAVHDARSIAAERRITLEVLDGPGTPEVLGDEARLRQVLGNLVANALQHTPKNAGITVRVGTDDDAAVLEVCDEGPGMTEEDARRVFERFYRTDSSRARESGGTGLGLSIVDSLVRAHGGTVRVTTAPGQGCRFTVNMPRYSDVPVDETL; translated from the coding sequence TTGCGCGAAGAGCCGAAAGCACCCGTAGTGCGCAGGGGCGTGCCCCTGCGGCTGGGTCTGGTGGCCGCGACGCTGGTACTCGTGGCCTTCGGGCTGCTCGCCTCCGGTATCGCGGTGACGTCGATCATGCGGCACAGCCTCGAGAGCCGGGTCGACCAGACGCTGCTCGACGCGTCCCGCAGCTGGGCCCAGGCCCCGCGCCGCCTGCCGGCGACGCCGGTGGAAGGACCCAACCCGGCCCGCCCGCCGTCGAACTTCTACGTTCGGGGCACCGGCCCGGACGGGCGAATGTGGACGGCGGTGAACGACCGGGAGGCCGAACCGGTGTTGCCCGCCGACAACGACGTGGGCCCCAACCCGGTCACCGTCCGGTCGGTCAACCACTCCAACGTGCAGTGGCGCGCGATGACCGTCCGCGGCCCCGGCGGGGAACTGACGACGGTGGCGATCGACCTGTCCGAAGTGCAGTCGACGGTGCGCGCGCTGGTCTGGTCGCAGGTCGGGATCGGCGCCGCGGTGCTGCTGATCCTCGGTGTCGTCGGATACGCGGTGGTGCAGCGCAGCCTGCGCCCGCTGGCGGAGGTGGAGGAGACCGCCGCGGCGATCGCGGCCGGTCAGCTGGATCGCCGGGTGCCGCAACGGGATCCGCGCACCGAGGTGGGCCGGTTGTCGTTGGCGCTCAACGGGATGCTCGCCCAGATCCAACGAGCCGTGGCGTCCTCGGAATCCTCGGCGGACGCGGCGCGCACATCCGAGGAGCGGATGCGCCGGTTCATCACCGACGCCAGCCACGAATTACGCACACCGCTCACGACGATCCGGGGGTTCGCCGAGCTCTACCGCCAGGGCGCCGCGCGCGACGTCGAGATGTTGATGAGCCGCATCGAGAGCGAATCCCGGCGGATGGGTCTGCTGGTCGAGGATCTGCTGCTGTTGGCGCGTCTGGATGCGCAGCGGCCCCTCGAACAGCACCGGGTGGATCTGCTGACCCTGGCCACCGACGCCGTTCACGATGCCCGGTCGATCGCGGCCGAGCGCCGGATCACGCTGGAGGTGCTCGACGGGCCGGGGACGCCGGAGGTGCTGGGGGACGAGGCGCGGCTGCGGCAGGTGCTGGGCAACCTGGTCGCCAACGCGTTGCAGCACACCCCGAAGAACGCCGGCATCACGGTGCGGGTCGGCACCGACGACGACGCCGCCGTGCTCGAGGTGTGCGACGAGGGTCCGGGGATGACGGAGGAGGACGCGCGGCGGGTGTTCGAGCGCTTTTACCGCACCGACTCCTCACGGGCCCGGGAGAGCGGCGGGACCGGGCTGGGGCTGTCGATCGTGGATTCGCTGGTGCGGGCGCACGGCGGAACGGTCCGCGTCACGACCGCACCCGGCCAGGGCTGCCGCTTCACCGTGAACATGCCGCGCTACAGCGACGTCCCCGTCGACGAAACGCTCTGA